The Syngnathus scovelli strain Florida chromosome 18, RoL_Ssco_1.2, whole genome shotgun sequence genomic interval GAATCTATTTGACAGTGCTTTCCGATGTCTAACTCAGCCATTAGCTTAGCAGTGAGCTTCTCCAACAAGAATGTCAACATGAATTTGACCCCGGAATTGAAATTCAACTGAAATCACGAAAGTGAAATTTTACGACCATTTTCTCACAATTTAGAAGTGTATTTTCTTAAGGATAATCACTAATCGCTCCTTTGATAATAATTAAAGAATATagttaaatatatatttgaataaataaatcttgtTCGTGGATTACCCCGGAAGTGAAATTCGATGGCGCACATTTTTACATTCTAGTTAaacagtaatttaattattgctCCAGTTGATCGTTTATCGACAAACCTTTCTTCGAATACCGCACCATAATAGCTAGGAGTATAtttgaataaataattaaaaatattcaGACGAACGTTTCCCCCGTCCCGCCGTGGGGGGGTAAGCGTTTCGATGATGTCACGCAGGTGATGGGGATCAGGTGTGGCAAAAGTTGAATCGTCAACCAAGCTCGTCGAGCCGGAAAAACAGCTCGGCGTCCACTCACACACCCCGTGGAAACACCTGACAATCGTAACAGCTCGGCGTCCGCATACCTCCACCGAGCGCTGCTTTTTACCCACCGTCGGAGGTACTCCCAGCCAAAATGAGTAAAATCACGAAATTCTTTAAAGGGAGTTCGAGCTCCggctcgtcgtcgtcgtccggGGGTAGGTCCAAACACCATCACCGGTCCAAGGGGGGACCCTCtgccggggaggccatccacaaGCTCCGGGAGACCGAGGATATGTTGACCAAGAAGCAGGATTACCTGGAAAAAAGAATAGAGCAGGAAGTAATGGTAGCCAAAAAGCACGGCACAAGAAATAAGAGAGGTACGTATGTTTCAGTGTTCATCACCAACAAAAAGGGTCTAAAAAGTTAGTTTACAAGATACTCACGTCGTGTATTAGGCGTCGTCTTAAAATGCCCAAACCTGATGTGAAGTGTTATGACAGCCGCCATTTTAGGAAGAGCTACAGGTGCATCTTCCTGGAAAACAAGCGACATCTAACTTTGGGGCAAATGTCCACTCTTTGGCCAAAAATGTGACGCAAAGTTCTTACAAATCATTTTGTTAGTATTAAAAATGCATGAATTTAGTAATTAATGTTAAGTGACTCACATCGAGTAAACGATTAACTGACATTCTGGCACTTTTAGCAGCAGCAAAACTAACACGTTGGCGAAAACACTGAAGCGTGTTTAAACCCTCCACGTTAAAAAGTTCAATGTAATTTGTACTCTCATAAAAACCTGTCTCACTGCCTGTTGAATCACAGCACACCACACTAAAAATAGCCTCCCCGTGTCGTCATGGGACTATATCTATTGTGTTGGTCTGCTGCGATGCTAATGCCCACAAACTTTTTCTTAGCTGCCCTGCAGGCTCTGAAGAGGAAGAAGCGCCTGGAGCAGCAGCTGACACAGATCGACGGCACGCTTTCTACCATTGAGTTCCAGCGGGAGGCTCTGGAGAACTCGCACACCAATACAGAGGTGGTGAGAAACATGGGCTACGCTGCCCAGGCCATGAAGAAGGTCCACGAGAGCATGTAAGGAGTACGCCTATGAGTAGATGCACTGAAAACAAATACGTACATGCTACAGCGAACTCCCGTTTACCTCCGTCTTTCTTCAGGGATCTAAACAAAATAGACGATCTAATGGAGGACATCAACGAACAGCAAGATGTGGCTCGTGAGATCAATGAAGCCATCTCCCGACCTTATGGTGACACTTTCGACGAGGTATACTTTTTGCCCTTGCAACTAATTcattttaagtattttt includes:
- the chmp4c gene encoding charged multivesicular body protein 4c, translated to MSKITKFFKGSSSSGSSSSSGGRSKHHHRSKGGPSAGEAIHKLRETEDMLTKKQDYLEKRIEQEVMVAKKHGTRNKRAALQALKRKKRLEQQLTQIDGTLSTIEFQREALENSHTNTEVVRNMGYAAQAMKKVHESMDLNKIDDLMEDINEQQDVAREINEAISRPYGDTFDEDELLAELEELEQEDMDENLKSMGGLPSVPSARLPSAPSGRVAHRATARRRADDEEDMRMLASWGS